The Motilibacter peucedani sequence GGGCTCGAGCACCGCGAAGGGCGTCACGCGGCCGGTGCGCCCGACGTTCATGGCGATGTCGAGCAGGCGGGTGTTGACCTCCTCCGGCGGGTACTTGAACGCGATCGCCCACCGCGGGAAGCGGGACGTCGCGCCGAGACGGCCCTGCAGCGCGAGCTGGTCGACCTTGATGACCACGCCGTCGATGTCGTGCTCGACGTCGTGGCGGTGCTCGTGCCAGTGCTCGAGGTAGCCGTGGACGCCCTCGAACGTCTCGTGCACCTGGTAGCGGCTCGAGATCGGCAGGCCCAGCTCCTGCAGGCGGGTGTAGGCCTCCGACTGGGTGGGCGGGTCGAAGCCGTCGCGCGCGCCGAGGCCGTGGAGGGTGAGGCGCAGCGGGCGCTGGGCGGTGATGCGCGGGTCCTTCTGCCGCAGCGAGCCGGCGGCGGCGTTGCGCGGGTTGGCGAAGGGCGCCTTGCCCTGCTCGACCAGGCTCGCGTTGAGCTCGGCGAAGCGCTCGGTCGGGAAGAACACCTCGCCGCGCACCTCGAGCAGCCTCGGCACCGACGGGCCCTGCAGCGTCGTCGGCACGCCGTCGAGCGTGCGGATGTTGGGCGTGATGTCCTCGCCGGTGCGCCCGTCGCCGCGAGTGGCGCCGCGCACCAGCCGGCCGTCCTCGTAGACGAGGTCGACCGCCAGCCCGTCGATCTTCAGCTCGCACAGCCAGCGGGCGGTGCCCTCGCCCACCTCGCGCACGACCCGCGCCTCCCAGGCCGCGAGCTCGTCGTAGGTGAAGGTGTTGTCGAGGCTCAGCAGGCGCTCGATGTGCTCGACCGGGGTGAACAGCGTCGAGTAGGTGCCGCCCACCTTCTGCGTCGGCGAGTCAGGCGTGCGCAGCGCGGGGTGCGCGTCCTCCAGGGCCTCGAGCTCGCGCATGGCGGCGTCGTAGTCGGCGTCGGTGATGGTCGGCCGGTCGAGCACGTAGTAGCGGTAGGCCGCGTCCTCGATCGTCTGCGAGAGCTCGGCGTGCCGAGCCAACGCGCTCGCCGGCACCCCGTCGACCGTCTTCTCCGCTGCCACCGCGCTACCCCTCCGGATCGTCGACCA is a genomic window containing:
- the ligA gene encoding NAD-dependent DNA ligase LigA; the protein is MPASRSSAARRRGGHWSTIRRGSAVAAEKTVDGVPASALARHAELSQTIEDAAYRYYVLDRPTITDADYDAAMRELEALEDAHPALRTPDSPTQKVGGTYSTLFTPVEHIERLLSLDNTFTYDELAAWEARVVREVGEGTARWLCELKIDGLAVDLVYEDGRLVRGATRGDGRTGEDITPNIRTLDGVPTTLQGPSVPRLLEVRGEVFFPTERFAELNASLVEQGKAPFANPRNAAAGSLRQKDPRITAQRPLRLTLHGLGARDGFDPPTQSEAYTRLQELGLPISSRYQVHETFEGVHGYLEHWHEHRHDVEHDIDGVVIKVDQLALQGRLGATSRFPRWAIAFKYPPEEVNTRLLDIAMNVGRTGRVTPFAVLEPVQVGGVTVSRATLHNEDEVRRRDVHVGDTVVVRRAGDVIPEVVTRVPELSPEDPPAFVMPTECPECGTPLYRPEGDVDWRCPNTVGCPAQLREAVFHLAGRSALDIDGLGYETAIALLEAGRIRDIGGVFSLTRESFEGLRGFGQKKVDQILGSLETAKTDRPLWRLLVGLSIRHVGPPTAQAITRVFTSLADLRAATAEQIAEVEGVGPVVAGVIADWFADESHQDLLDRIEASGMRTRDEVADVGERPLEGVSVVVTGTLEGFSRDSATAAVQDRGGKISSSVSKKTSFVVVGESPGSKADKAAALGVPVLDEAGFRVLLEQGPDAARALVGGGDEDSDEPAGS